In the Euphorbia lathyris chromosome 5, ddEupLath1.1, whole genome shotgun sequence genome, one interval contains:
- the LOC136230705 gene encoding uncharacterized protein, producing the protein MSDWGPVFVSLILFVLLSPGLLFQLPGRHRCVEFGNFQTSGASILIHSILYFALVCVFFLAVKVHLYLG; encoded by the coding sequence ATGTCGGATTGGGGACCGGTGTTTGTGTCTTTGATTCTGTTCGTGCTTTTATCTCCGGGGCTTCTGTTCCAGCTTCCCGGCCGTCACCGGTGCGTTGAGTTTGGGAATTTTCAGACGAGTGGTGCTTCGATTTTGATCCATTCTATACTTTATTTTGCTCTTGTTTGTGTGTTTTTTCTGGCTGTCAAAGTTCACTTGTATCttggttaa
- the LOC136229971 gene encoding uncharacterized protein produces MMRSNQQDQLSKAFHELSVLVLNLLRSPQSPMSLSDQSSDVPRRRSSAPPPQISPAGFASLLLGISLALMLCGSLTFFIGFLLMPWVLGLVMVFYVVGVITTISMLGRSLLCYVLAPSSSGKEVPSWKLL; encoded by the exons ATGATGAGAAGTAATCAGCAAGATCAATTATCGAAGGCTTTTCATGAGCTATCTGTACTTGTTTTGAACCTGCTTCGATCGCCGCAATCGCCGATGTCTCTCTCGGATCAATCTTCGGATGTTCCGAGGAGGAGATCATCTGCGCCGCCGCCACAGATCTCGCCGGCGGGATTCGCGTCTTTGTTGTTGGGGATTTCATTGGCTTTGATGTTGTGTGGATCATTGACGTTCTTTATTGGATTTTTGTTGATGCCTTGGGTACTTGGATTGGTTATGGTGTTTTATGTGGTTGGGGTTATTACTACGATCTCAATGTTAGGTCGTTCTCTTCTTTGCTACGTTTTGGCGCCTTCATCTTCCGGGAAAGAAGTTCCTT CATGGAAACTTTTGTGA